From Hydra vulgaris chromosome 15, alternate assembly HydraT2T_AEP, one genomic window encodes:
- the LOC136091367 gene encoding folate receptor gamma-like: MWILHIIFFVSVTSACGNNVESFLNKCISSKYHKATPSYEGRPLNGKHCQYWNNNSCCTWNTTSKIEQDGHLSLHGIIWDQCPQKNMSEKCKQHFMQDTCFYECSPNLGPWIKVDTKSKKTRKERVLNVPLCASDCDKWYDDCFDDYTCNDNWETDWNWSMKGTIKMCPKNCKKFGVYFKSSKDFCEKLFNYSFKYEKNKDKCMRLAPEGDHNNLVALKVAERLAKENNALVLKTNIIHIIITSVFACMLIKS; this comes from the coding sequence ATGTGGATtttgcatattattttttttgtttctgtaaCCAGCGCTTGTGGGAACAATGTTGAAAGTTTTCTTAACAAATGTATTTCATCCAAATATCACAAAGCTACACCTAGTTATGAAGGTAGACCTTTGAACGGTAAACATTGCCAATATTGGAATAACAACTCATGTTGTACGTGGAATACTACATCAAAGATTGAGCAAGATGGTCATTTATCATTACATGGCATTATATGGGATCAGTGTCCCCAAAAAAATATGTCCGAAAAATGCAAGCAGCACTTTATGCAAGATACTTGTTTTTATGAATGTTCTCCAAATTTAGGACCTTGGATTAAAGTAGATACAAAATCAAAGAAAACAAGAAAAGAACGTGTTCTAAATGTACCTTTGTGTGCTTCAGACTGCGATAAGTGGTATGATGATTGTTTCGACGATTATACTTGTAATGATAATTGGGAAACAGATTGGAATTGGTCGATGAAAGGTACAATAAAAATGTGtccaaaaaattgtaaaaagtttggagtttattttaaaagctctaaagatttttgtgaaaaactttttaactactCTTTTAAGTATGAGAAGAATAAGGATAAATGTATGCGATTGGCACCTGAAGGTGATCACAATAATCTTGTTGCATTAAAAGTAGCTGAGCGTTTAGCAAAAGAAAACAATGCTTTAGTACTAAAAACCAACATCATTCATATAATTATTACCTCCGTATTCGCATGTATgctaataaaatcataa